Part of the Corynebacterium efficiens YS-314 genome is shown below.
AGAGGTCACCGGCGGGTTTGCCGTTGGGGCCTGCCTCCCCCTGACCTGCGAGACGGACCTTCTGGCCGTCTTCGACTCCGGCCGGGATGCGGACGGTGATGGACCTGGTGCGGCGCACGGTACCCCGCCCACGGCAGTCGACACACGGATCGGTGATGACCTCACCGGTGCCGCCACAGTTGGTGCAGGGCGCGGAGAAACCGAAGGCGCCCTTGTTCTCCGAGGTGAAGCCGGAGCCGTTACACTGCCCGCATTTGGAGGGCTGGCCCGAGGCGGACCCGGAACCGTGGCAGGTGTTGCAGGGTGCCTCACCGGTCAGCTCCACCGGGATGGTGGTGCCCTTGGCGGCCTCCCGGAATTCGAGGGTGATGTCGGTTTCTACATCCGCCCCCCGCGTCGGCCGAGCTGACTGGCGAGGACTACTGCCGCGGTTGAAAATGCCACCGAAGATATCGCCCAGACCGCCGTCCGCAGAAAATCCTCCACCCGGTCCGGCTCCTCCGAAGAGGTCGGACGCATCGAAGCCCTGCGTCGAGCGAAACCCGCCGGGGAAGTCGGCACCCCCGCTTCCGAATCCACCGCGGATCCCACCGGATGCGAGCAGTTTCTTCAGGTCGTCGTATTCCCT
Proteins encoded:
- the dnaJ gene encoding molecular chaperone DnaJ, translated to MNNAEWANKDYYADLGVSKNASAEDIKKAYRKLARENHPDKNPGDKVAEDRFKKAAEAYDVVGDETKRREYDDLKKLLASGGIRGGFGSGGADFPGGFRSTQGFDASDLFGGAGPGGGFSADGGLGDIFGGIFNRGSSPRQSARPTRGADVETDITLEFREAAKGTTIPVELTGEAPCNTCHGSGSASGQPSKCGQCNGSGFTSENKGAFGFSAPCTNCGGTGEVITDPCVDCRGRGTVRRTRSITVRIPAGVEDGQKVRLAGQGEAGPNGKPAGDLFVRVHVKEDPVFEREGNNIHVTVPVSFSELALGGAISVPTLDKPVKLKLAPGTPDGRTLRVRGRGVETRTAKGDLMVTVQVTVPPTLSDEAAEALRTYAEAEKKSGFDPRANWAGNNR